A segment of the Amblyomma americanum isolate KBUSLIRL-KWMA chromosome 6, ASM5285725v1, whole genome shotgun sequence genome:
ATAGGTTACTACATTCTGTCAACAAAGACGCTGCTGTCCCTGAACACGAACCCTTAAGAAGCTATATAAAGCCAAATGACAAAAAAGGTGTCGCCATCACTGGCCGATTTCACAAATCAACTGTGGTACGCTGGCATAGATTTTTTGgcgtggatcccagaggctagaCTACACCGTCATTCAATTACAAATGGggatcatcatcctcatcattatcatcagccggactacacgcacagcagggcaaaggcctctcccatgtctcaccaattaaccttctcctttgtcagctgcgcccaccctctgtctgcaaacttcctaatctcatctgccgcaccctgctacgcttgccttctcttggaatccacccctttacccttaaggaccagcagttatcttgccttagcaGTACATGCCCTTCTAAAGCCCACTTCtccatcttgatttcgactaggatgtcattaacacgcgtttgttccctcacccactctgcccgcttccggtctattagcgttacacctgtcattttcctttccatggctcgctatgttctccttaacttaagatgaacccatttcgttagccgccacgtttctgccccgtaggtgagtaccggtaagatgcagctgttgcacacttttctctttagggatattggtaacctgctatccatgatctgagaaaacctgccatatgcgctccatcccattcttatccttctagttatttccctctcatcacccggatcagctgtcactacttgccctaagtagacgtattcctttacgacttccagcacctcgttgccaattgggaactgctcttcccttgctagaatgttgaacattacattggttttctgcttgttaatttttagacccaccgtactgctctctctgtctaactcattgatcatgatttgcatttcacctcctgagtgactcagcaaggcaatgtcatcagcgaatcgcagattatttaggtattctccattaactctatTATCAACTAATGCCTCcggtaaacaggcggtgagtagcatcggcgaggtcgtgtctccttgcctcacgcccttccttattggaattttattgccgatttatggaggactatggtagctgtacagttcctgtattaatcttccagcattttgacataaggctcatctacaccctgattccgcaatgcctgtatgactgctgaggtttccactgagtcaaatgctttctcataatcaatgaaggctcaaTGAAACGGGGATCACTGGGTCCTTTTCTATGTAAACGTCACGAGTTTCAGCAGAGTGGCCGGAAAAAGTCTAAATTTAGTGTCACCAGTGGTACATGAGTATTTTGATGCAGGGTAGGCATGAACATATCCAGAAATAGCCAGAAAATTGAGAGGCATAGAACTGAGTGTAACCGTCAGTTGAGTGGCGAAAAGCGTAACATTGCAAATTTGCACCTATTAGTTGTTTAGGCGCCTTTGCATATCTTTTTCAGCACTGCAGAAATGTGGGCCATTATTTCATCAGCAATCATCGCTTGCTGCCTGATTACCAGCAGCGCCGAAGACACGGGCCCAGTTGTCCACACGACCAGCGGCGACGTAGAGGCAACCATTATTTCGGCAACAGACGGCCGTCCTGTTAGCTGCTTCAGGGGAATACCGTACGCTGAACCCCCGCTGGGTGAACTGCGCTTCAAGAAGCCGACGCCCAAGAAGCCGTGGCGGGGGAAGAGGTCAGACTTCCGCAGGCCCCCAATGTGTCCGCAGCTTCCCGTGCGCATCAACAGTTTTTTCGTGATATCGCCACATGATCCCATTTCAGAAGACTGCCTGTACCTGAACGTGTTCGCGCCCTTTCACAACGACTCGACACCGAGACCAATCGTTGTGTACATCCACGGAGGTGCCTTCACGCTCGGAGGAATATCCTTGCCGATATTCGATGCGGTTGAACTGGCAGGGCGAGGCGATTTGATTGTGGTCACCATCGCCTACAGGCTCGGAGCACTGGGATTTCTCAACATGGGAATCGAAGACTCCCCGGGCAACATGGGTCTCTATGACCAGCGACTCGCTCTGCGATGGGTCAAGGAGAATGCCCGTTCCTTCGGCGGTGATCCGGACAGGATAACCCTGATGGGGCAGAGCGCAGGAGCCATTTCTGTTAGCATGCACCTCCTGTCACCTAACAGCAGCGGCCTTTTCCGGCGCGCCTTCCTGCAGAGCGGTAGCCCCTTCATCACGGGCTTCATAAGCACACCAGCGCAGGCCGCAGGCAGGGCGAGCTTGCTCGCAGACTTACTCAGGTGCAGCGAGAACGGCGCTCAAAAACTCTCTGCCTCCGAAGTGGTCGCTTGTCTGAGGTCCAAGAACTTCATGGACATCTTGAACGCGTCGGAGAGTTTCAACGGTGCAGGGTTGGACGGATTCTTTCCAGTTTTCAGCGACGACTTTGTGTCTCCGGAAATGGCAGCCGGAATTCAAGCTGAACCGAACGCTCAGGAAATCCTGCTCAGCGTTTGCGAGTCAGAGGGCGACTTCTTCATGAACCACGTGCTTACGAACGTCAACCACATAGACGACGTAGCTGCCGTCAGGAAAAGGATGGCCACATCGCTCGTGAAAGTGCTCCTGAGTGCGCTGACCACTGCCGACACCAGGCCCATCATCAAGCATTACTTCGACCCTGTGACTGCGCAGAGCGGAGCCAGTGTGGTTCACGCCGCCAGCGACATCATCGGCGACTTGATGTTCAGCTGTCCCGCGCTGAGGCACGCCCGCATGCTGTCTGCTGCAAACGCGTCGGTGTACGTCATGCGCTTCTCCGAGAAGGCGTCATTCGTCGACTGGGCGCACTGGGTTCGCCCGACGCACGCCGACGACATCCTGTTCAGCCTTGGCTCGGCTGCCCTCCCGAGTTTCCGAGATAAGGGGGCCACGGAAGCCGACTATGAGGTGATGAAAAACCTAATACACGCCATATCGACGTTCAGCCACAGCGGGTAAGCATTGAGTTATAGCAGCACGATTGTTTTGAAAGGCTGTACAGTCTTCGCCAGAACTGCTCAGACCACAGGGTTTTCTTCTGAGCAGTACAGTTCGCCACGTACGGCACCTTAAAATTCACATTGTCTCCGCCTTCGTAGATAAGTAACTTCGGCTGAGCCGTAACTGCTAAACTACGCAGCCCAACTGCAAACCCGTGTGGTCTGAACAGTTTTGAGCAATGCTGTACGTTAGGCTTTCTGTGGAAAGAGTTGCAAAACAGCATTCAACTTTCAAGGCCAGTTCCATACGTGCAAGACGAGAATAGGACTACGCTTGATAAAGATATTTTCCGCCTTCTGAAAGCGTAAAACAGGCCAGACGGTAGAAAGGTGCCCTTCACTGGGCTTTTATCTCAGTTTTTTTTAATACTCGTCTTTTCTGTAATCGGCGGCACCAcaacccccctcccttcccccccccccccccccccccccccatgcagtCGCGATCCCGTGATCATCCCTTACGTATAGCTGGTGTCTGGTGGCTCGCGCTAACTTTCCCAACACGCAACGACGGTTCCCAGGAAAGGTATATTTCTGTTCGCAGTCATTTAGCCTCCGTGCAGCCGAGCGGGACCGGGGGTGAGGAAGTAAGAGGTGGGGGAGAGGGGTGGAGGAGCTAACGCCCACGGACATCCCGCACGAGGTCTATCTCTGCGTAAAGGGCTGTGGATTTTGAGCGTCGCCGCGGAACGCCGACGCACCGCCaccgtgcagcaccacaagcggcggaaaactGGCGGCTGCCGCCAGACCGCAGCCGCCAGGATTTCAGCATTACTGGAAACGGCGTGATTCTATATGCTtattaaaatgctgaaaagaacagctttgCATTTAAAATTAAGCTAGTATCGATCCCATGACGACAAAGAGAACGAATTATTCTTTGcgacccctttctgaaccaaaatagttaacctctttgaacctcccgcgcttcctgacgtcactcgacgcgtagtggctaagcctagcagccttaaaaatccagaagcattctgaaactcTGGCACGTTTCTTCGCTAAACTTTTGTGGTGCGGGCAGCTTCAGACAAAGTGGAAGCTCCATGTGACTTTTGTTTGCCATGAacgtgaggcacagtgtagcggcaacggcGAGCTCATGGTGAAGCGAGCggccgcttcggcaggcgcggccatgttgtagaagcgggcggaagccAGACGCCGTCGCGCCCTGATTCGTCCGCACTGAcagcccacgttggccgcttccggccagcggctgaccgccggGCGGTCATATCTAGCCCAGCTTGATCGGCGGCGAACGGCCGCCCGGCGGCCTGCCGCCGGCCGGACGCCAGTTTTCCGcgagaaaaacgctccatgtgggTCCCCCTTAATGGTTATCGCATGTCAGCTCACGCTGACTTTTCGCTCTACGAGTTGTGTAATCgccattcaattttttttcctcacatATTTATATTCTGCCGCTGCGGTGGGTCATAGTTATGGTGCTAGGCTGCTGAACCGccagacacgggttcgatcccggccgtggcggtcctatgtctatggaggcgaaatgctggagaccCGTGTACTGCACAATGTCCATGCAcgctaaagaacgccaggtggtctaaattatccggagccctccagtatgaCGTCCCTCATTGCATgattcactttgggacgttaaaccccataagcgaAACGATAAACGAAACATTTTATGTGCTGAAGGGCTTGAAGGGGAAGAGCGATTGCTAGTTATGCCCGTATTTATACGGTTATAGGGTACTGTACATAATTTCTTTCTGTAAGACTGGTCAAACATCTTAACCACATGCTTTGCTGAAAACCATAAGTGGTATATTGTGCAGCGCCTCTGTAGTGTTCTGAGCAGTTTTCAGTGATCGATTGCCATATCTCGATTTTTGCGTAGTGATGTATTGTCTACAGAAACGAGGCTTTTAGTAAGGTACTCCTCTCTAGCTTCCATTACGAAAGTTTTAAAAGGTACTGTTTCTTCTAGAACTTGCTCAGCACACGTTATGCCTGCATGCTTTAA
Coding sequences within it:
- the LOC144136261 gene encoding acetylcholinesterase-like isoform X2 → MSPFNILLLGVLQDRGMTFVEQATMCTLPHTVFVSRWWIVHPTKSNLIGHSRTAEMWAIISSAIIACCLITSSAEDTGPVVHTTSGDVEATIISATDGRPVSCFRGIPYAEPPLGELRFKKPTPKKPWRGKRSDFRRPPMCPQLPVRINSFFVISPHDPISEDCLYLNVFAPFHNDSTPRPIVVYIHGGAFTLGGISLPIFDAVELAGRGDLIVVTIAYRLGALGFLNMGIEDSPGNMGLYDQRLALRWVKENARSFGGDPDRITLMGQSAGAISVSMHLLSPNSSGLFRRAFLQSGSPFITGFISTPAQAAGRASLLADLLRCSENGAQKLSASEVVACLRSKNFMDILNASESFNGAGLDGFFPVFSDDFVSPEMAAGIQAEPNAQEILLSVCESEGDFFMNHVLTNVNHIDDVAAVRKRMATSLVKVLLSALTTADTRPIIKHYFDPVTAQSGASVVHAASDIIGDLMFSCPALRHARMLSAANASVYVMRFSEKASFVDWAHWVRPTHADDILFSLGSAALPSFRDKGATEADYEVMKNLIHAISTFSHSGIPEVTGGATWPRFDDQGGYMHIRNGSNVPEKHFFDSTCEFWNSLQLPD
- the LOC144136261 gene encoding acetylcholinesterase-like isoform X1; the encoded protein is MRRHFVGLKLETSPRTERSCCKIVHTQMQCDSTAEMWAIISSAIIACCLITSSAEDTGPVVHTTSGDVEATIISATDGRPVSCFRGIPYAEPPLGELRFKKPTPKKPWRGKRSDFRRPPMCPQLPVRINSFFVISPHDPISEDCLYLNVFAPFHNDSTPRPIVVYIHGGAFTLGGISLPIFDAVELAGRGDLIVVTIAYRLGALGFLNMGIEDSPGNMGLYDQRLALRWVKENARSFGGDPDRITLMGQSAGAISVSMHLLSPNSSGLFRRAFLQSGSPFITGFISTPAQAAGRASLLADLLRCSENGAQKLSASEVVACLRSKNFMDILNASESFNGAGLDGFFPVFSDDFVSPEMAAGIQAEPNAQEILLSVCESEGDFFMNHVLTNVNHIDDVAAVRKRMATSLVKVLLSALTTADTRPIIKHYFDPVTAQSGASVVHAASDIIGDLMFSCPALRHARMLSAANASVYVMRFSEKASFVDWAHWVRPTHADDILFSLGSAALPSFRDKGATEADYEVMKNLIHAISTFSHSGIPEVTGGATWPRFDDQGGYMHIRNGSNVPEKHFFDSTCEFWNSLQLPD
- the LOC144136261 gene encoding acetylcholinesterase-like isoform X3, which encodes MWAIISSAIIACCLITSSAEDTGPVVHTTSGDVEATIISATDGRPVSCFRGIPYAEPPLGELRFKKPTPKKPWRGKRSDFRRPPMCPQLPVRINSFFVISPHDPISEDCLYLNVFAPFHNDSTPRPIVVYIHGGAFTLGGISLPIFDAVELAGRGDLIVVTIAYRLGALGFLNMGIEDSPGNMGLYDQRLALRWVKENARSFGGDPDRITLMGQSAGAISVSMHLLSPNSSGLFRRAFLQSGSPFITGFISTPAQAAGRASLLADLLRCSENGAQKLSASEVVACLRSKNFMDILNASESFNGAGLDGFFPVFSDDFVSPEMAAGIQAEPNAQEILLSVCESEGDFFMNHVLTNVNHIDDVAAVRKRMATSLVKVLLSALTTADTRPIIKHYFDPVTAQSGASVVHAASDIIGDLMFSCPALRHARMLSAANASVYVMRFSEKASFVDWAHWVRPTHADDILFSLGSAALPSFRDKGATEADYEVMKNLIHAISTFSHSGIPEVTGGATWPRFDDQGGYMHIRNGSNVPEKHFFDSTCEFWNSLQLPD